Proteins encoded in a region of the Scyliorhinus torazame isolate Kashiwa2021f chromosome 1, sScyTor2.1, whole genome shotgun sequence genome:
- the LOC140423183 gene encoding glycine N-acyltransferase-like protein 3 isoform X1, with protein sequence MFLLLNEEKLLTLEKALQNYLPASIKIYGTILNINRGKISELEVVVDSWPNFSTVICRPCMKDETNNLVESTLTVFSKDQSSLYHLLMDDNVVNWTTCFMFGGIDTGVLELVKDVAACKKFTISIPDCSCAMILEKPDDLCDITPEMTDVASRISCLDPSHAQIVNRSWKFGNDDSGLQFVKNILEKFPSYCILDETDNPVSWILTYQYGAMGLLYTLPEHRGKGFAKLLVTKMVKVLQNLGYPIYCFVEEENTKSYQLFEKLGFKEAPDIRFSWPWCRPFQK encoded by the exons ATGTTTTTATTACTGAATGAAGAGAAGCTGCTGACTTTAGAAAAAGCTTTGCAGAATTATCTGCCAGCTTCAATAAAG aTTTATGGAACTATTCTAAACATTAACAGAGGCAAGATATCTGAACTGGAAGTTGTTGTTGACTCTTGGCCTAACTTCAGCACTGTAATATGTCGGCCGTGTATGAAG GATGAAACAAACAATCTAGTTGAATCTACACTTACAGTGTTTTCCAAAGATCAGAGCAGTTTGTACCATCTTCTAATGGATGACAATGTTGTCAACTGGACAACCTGTTTCATGTTTGGAG GGATTGATACAGGTGTTCTTGAACTGGTGAAGGATGTTGCAGCTTGCAAAAAATTCACCATAAGTATTCCAGACTGTTCATGTGCAATGATACTTGAAAAGCCAGACGACCTGTGTGACATCACCCCAGAAAT gactgATGTTGCCTCAAGAATAAGTTGTCTAGACCCATCACACGCACAGATAGTAAACAGAAGTTGGAAGTTTGGAAACGATGATAGTGGCCTCCAATTTGTGAAAAATATCTTGGAGAAATTCCCCAGCTACTGTATCCTGGATGAAACTGATAATCCTGTTTCCTGGATACTTACCTACCAATACGGTGCAATGGGATTACTGTACACACTACCAGAGCATCGTGGGAAGGGCTTTGCCAAACTACTGGTGACCAAAATGGTGAAGGTTCTGCAGAACCTCGGATATCCAATTTATTGCTTTGTTGAGGAGGAAAATACAAAGTCGTACCAGTTATTTGAGAAGCTTGGTTTTAAGGAAGCCCCTGACATTCGCTTTTCATGGCCATGGTGCAGACCTTTTCAAAAGTAA
- the LOC140423183 gene encoding glycine N-acyltransferase-like protein 3 isoform X2 has product MFLLLNEEKLLTLEKALQNYLPASIKDETNNLVESTLTVFSKDQSSLYHLLMDDNVVNWTTCFMFGGIDTGVLELVKDVAACKKFTISIPDCSCAMILEKPDDLCDITPEMTDVASRISCLDPSHAQIVNRSWKFGNDDSGLQFVKNILEKFPSYCILDETDNPVSWILTYQYGAMGLLYTLPEHRGKGFAKLLVTKMVKVLQNLGYPIYCFVEEENTKSYQLFEKLGFKEAPDIRFSWPWCRPFQK; this is encoded by the exons ATGTTTTTATTACTGAATGAAGAGAAGCTGCTGACTTTAGAAAAAGCTTTGCAGAATTATCTGCCAGCTTCAATAAAG GATGAAACAAACAATCTAGTTGAATCTACACTTACAGTGTTTTCCAAAGATCAGAGCAGTTTGTACCATCTTCTAATGGATGACAATGTTGTCAACTGGACAACCTGTTTCATGTTTGGAG GGATTGATACAGGTGTTCTTGAACTGGTGAAGGATGTTGCAGCTTGCAAAAAATTCACCATAAGTATTCCAGACTGTTCATGTGCAATGATACTTGAAAAGCCAGACGACCTGTGTGACATCACCCCAGAAAT gactgATGTTGCCTCAAGAATAAGTTGTCTAGACCCATCACACGCACAGATAGTAAACAGAAGTTGGAAGTTTGGAAACGATGATAGTGGCCTCCAATTTGTGAAAAATATCTTGGAGAAATTCCCCAGCTACTGTATCCTGGATGAAACTGATAATCCTGTTTCCTGGATACTTACCTACCAATACGGTGCAATGGGATTACTGTACACACTACCAGAGCATCGTGGGAAGGGCTTTGCCAAACTACTGGTGACCAAAATGGTGAAGGTTCTGCAGAACCTCGGATATCCAATTTATTGCTTTGTTGAGGAGGAAAATACAAAGTCGTACCAGTTATTTGAGAAGCTTGGTTTTAAGGAAGCCCCTGACATTCGCTTTTCATGGCCATGGTGCAGACCTTTTCAAAAGTAA